The Thermomicrobiales bacterium genome contains a region encoding:
- a CDS encoding MBL fold metallo-hydrolase: protein MHITFLGTGTSNGVPMIGCQCAVCRSTDPHDKRMRSSVVVGVDGQTILIDTTPELRLQALANGICHIDAVVFTHAHADHVAGFDDLRSFNFLSQAPLPAYADRFTADLLRERFAYAFENPFPFYGGKPDLDLHAFEDEFAIGPTVLRPFPVTHGRWTVMGFRIGKLVYLTDAKVIPDSSLDVMRGAEVVVINGLRQTPHPVHLSIPEALEVIAEIGPQRAYLTHLSHDVPHAATNAQLPDGVELAYDGLTVSIDDGV, encoded by the coding sequence ATGCACATCACCTTCCTTGGGACCGGCACCAGCAATGGTGTTCCGATGATCGGCTGCCAATGCGCCGTCTGCCGCTCGACCGACCCGCACGACAAACGCATGCGCTCGTCGGTCGTCGTCGGTGTCGACGGGCAGACGATCCTGATCGACACGACACCGGAGTTGCGCCTGCAAGCGCTCGCCAACGGTATCTGCCACATCGACGCCGTCGTTTTCACGCACGCACACGCCGACCACGTCGCCGGTTTCGACGATCTGCGCAGCTTCAACTTCCTCAGTCAGGCACCGTTGCCGGCCTACGCCGACAGGTTTACTGCCGACCTGCTGCGCGAGCGCTTCGCATATGCCTTCGAGAACCCGTTCCCGTTCTATGGCGGCAAGCCGGATCTCGACCTGCATGCTTTCGAAGATGAGTTCGCGATTGGTCCGACAGTCCTGCGACCATTCCCGGTGACGCACGGACGCTGGACGGTAATGGGCTTCCGGATCGGCAAGCTCGTCTACCTGACCGACGCGAAGGTGATCCCAGACTCGTCGCTGGATGTCATGCGTGGCGCGGAGGTCGTCGTTATCAATGGGCTGCGGCAGACCCCGCACCCGGTGCATCTCTCGATCCCCGAGGCGCTGGAGGTGATTGCCGAGATCGGGCCGCAGCGCGCCTATCTGACGCACCTTTCGCACGATGTCCCGCACGCGGCCACGAACGCGCAGCTCCCGGACGGCGTCGAGCTGGCCTATGACGGACTGACCGTGTCGATCGACGATGGCGTTTGA
- a CDS encoding MmcQ/YjbR family DNA-binding protein encodes MAFDPAAKALRDRFFESLSDLEWMRRRGVFGRPALSVPGTLFAFFYADRIVVKVSPELRLNLLESDDVYEWVPEGSGLRSFGEWIAVPIAGRSDSHLRDVLRDAYARAANITDSSMDPPDEL; translated from the coding sequence ATGGCGTTTGATCCAGCCGCGAAGGCGCTGCGGGATCGCTTCTTCGAGAGTCTGTCCGATCTGGAGTGGATGCGACGGCGCGGCGTCTTCGGGCGTCCCGCACTCAGCGTCCCCGGTACGCTCTTCGCGTTCTTCTACGCCGATCGGATTGTCGTCAAGGTCTCGCCGGAATTGCGCCTGAACCTGCTGGAGAGTGACGACGTCTACGAGTGGGTACCCGAAGGCAGCGGCTTGCGCTCCTTTGGTGAATGGATCGCCGTGCCGATCGCGGGTCGCTCAGATAGTCACCTGCGCGACGTCCTGCGCGATGCATACGCCCGCGCGGCGAACATCACCGACTCCTCGATGGACCCGCCGGACGAGCTGTAG